One segment of Solanum stenotomum isolate F172 chromosome 1, ASM1918654v1, whole genome shotgun sequence DNA contains the following:
- the LOC125853260 gene encoding putative late blight resistance protein homolog R1A-3 produces the protein MEMAHNDIEDMLDYLKRIKSRGDSNSVKIDQIDILEVELRFLRTFIKYNHVLLPDSLDSIKNKSKLIAEMIHSVFGGIPYGSKTNINVESLVLQLLEFIEGNTGFIRYNNELNDSYLSEYMDYLGNFLNDVLKYLGLHMSYPYLTDEHFLKLKRSSKQVQIIQKKMRFLRYLYVTEIKGYVDHEKLEGLDTRILFMADNVGQFCYALWVYKDKNDTDSDSNEVDIDEDEDEDDLWYKPPYVLSLIVLVEMQIKKIFLGELKTSKFSQARTFKDKTLPKGFSHHLHSMLVNLSNKELENFPNIVSAQNIDVAIEFLSFFLVDVSNSVFYGKKLNEVLEKVGAIAGDILYVIQKLLPSSINKDDTSKVDVCSIHILEKTKDLVERYYKSLKFTSSQFPTVCGLSFLDSLLRKLNKILKSESGLDFMIKTRSGIIEKELSSLISILEKELSSLSSIIRDVAKVHHEHEILKYLQSRTINLAYEAEGAIDSVLAQCNAFWHIFCSLPTIVKEIKHIRAEVSKMWSEDLANQSCYVVDPSNHLPTQRNNLVNDEEIVGFEDEAEKIVQYLIRGTNELDVIPIVGMGGQGKTTIARKVYKSDMIVFHFDRLAWCCISQTYNQIDLLKQIYHQVPSYEDNVCKDDELADMLRKRLMGRRYLIVLDDMWSVKAWDDLRFSFPDDENRSRIIVTTRLEKVARQIKHHTEPHFLPFLTPEESCELLWKKVFQNEGPRLELYNVSLAVAERCKGLPLVIVLVAGIIKRKKTDASWWHEVNNFLLSYLGESEEYSFSTMQLSYDNLPDYLRPCLLYMGMFQEDARIPVSKLIRLWIAEGLVQNIESGRLEEAAEGYLMDLISSNVVMISKRRYSGKVIYCQVHDIVLHFCLERSREEKFMLAVKRNRSQFKPSDWNENRLSFKSTCDISKYDQLGYKTQKPFHRHLRSLIIINDLHWNPFPQISKLGLLKVLDLSSNRVDHLSLATLNPLIHLKYLSVSIFEFYFHPESHMRHLETIIVKGNGRPVLLPATFWKMERLRHIECYASFDLKNNKQWIFKESCKLENLRKLSKVEFQIDDADCMDVLFQKCPNLHELGISIFSDDWNSADICTSGPNLESLSQLQLLNLCFRGGNIIVTELHLPSNLKELVLEVPHILNVGSLIAGLPCLEYLQLMDWRRESGELCLGDITFNKLKFLKLVELNISRWEASEASFPQLETLVIKRCYQLEEIPLSFADIPTLEQIKLIACYNKSLKASAVKIKEEVRDLQGSDHLNLIIED, from the exons ATGGAGATGGCACATAATGATATTGAGGATATGTTAGATTATCTAAAAAGGATCAAGAGTCGAGGTGATTCAAACAGTGTCAAGATTGATCAAATTGACATACTTGAAGTGGAGCTAAGATTTTTGAGAACCTTTATCAAGTACAATCATGTTCTTTTGCCTGATTCGTTAGACAGCATTAAAAATAAGTCCAAATTGATTGCGGAAATGATTCACTCCGTTTTTGGTGGAATTCCATATGGAAGCAAAACTAACATTAATGTGGAAAGTCTAGTGTTGCAGTTGCTGGAATTCATTGAAGGTAATACTGGTTTTATAAGGTACAATAATGAGTTGAATGATTCCTATCTTTCGGAATACATGGATTACCTCGGCAATTTTCTTAATGATGTGCTGAAGTACCTGGGATTGCATATGTCTTACCCTTATTTAACAGATGAACACTTCCTTAAGTTGAAGCGATCTTCAAAGCAAGTGCAAAtcattcaaaagaaaatgagatTTTTGAGATACTTATATGTCACAGAGATAAAGGGTTACGTTGACCATGAAAAGCTGGAAGGTCTGGACACCCGAATTCTATTCATGGCTGACAATGTGGGACAATTCTGTTATGCTCTTTGGGTTTATAAGGATAAAAATGATACAGATTCAGATTCAAATGAAGTTGATATAGATGAGGATGAGGACGAAGATGATCTCTGGTATAAACCTCCTTATGTATTATCCCTGATTGTGCTAGTGGAGAtgcaaataaagaagatttttctcGGTGAACTAAAGACTTCAAAATTTAGTCAAGCAAGAACTTTCAAGGACAAGACATTACCAAAAGGATTTTCACATCATCTCCACAGTATGCTGGTGAATCTCAGTAACAAAGAGCTTGAGAACTTCCCTAATATTGTCTCTGCTCAAAATATTGATGTGGCAATAGAGTTCTTGTCTTTTTTTCTTGTGGATGTGTCAAATAGTGTTTTTTATGGTAAAAAGTTGAATGAGGTCTTGGAAAAGGTTGGAGCTATAGCGGGTGATATTCTTTATGTAATTCAAAAGCTTCTTCCTAGCTCTATAAACAAAGATGACACTAGCAAAGTAGATGTCTGCTCAATACATATATTGGAGAAAACTAAAGATCTAGTGGAGAGGTACTACAAATCCTTAAAATTCACTTCATCTCAGTTTCCCACCGTTTGTGGATTGAGCTTTCTGGATTCTCTTTTGAGGAAATTGAATAAGATATTGAAATCGGAATCAGGTTTAGATTTCATGATTAAAACTCGTAGTGGTATCATAGAGAAAGAGTTGTCGTCTCTTATATCCATTTTAGAGAAGGAGTTGTCATCTCTATCATCCATAATCAGAGATGTCGCAAAGGTGCACCATGAACATGAAATTCTCAAATATCTTCAGAGTCGTACTATAAATTTGGCATATGAAGCTGAAGGTGCCATTGACTCTGTTCTTGCCCAGTGTAATGCTTTTTGGCATATTTTTTGCTCTCTTCCTACAATTGTAAAAGAGATCAAACATATTAGAGCAGAGGTTTCCAAGATGTGGTCAGAGGACTTAGCTAATCAGTCATGCTATGTGGTAGATCCATCTAATCATCTGCCAACACAACGTAACAATCTTGTGAATGACGAGGAGATAGTTGGTTTTGAAGATGAAGCAGAAAAAATAGTTCAATATCTGATTCGAGGTACAAATGAGTTAGATGTCATCCCGATTGTAGGTATGGGGGGACAAGGGAAAACAACCATAGCTAGAAAAGTGTACAAGAGTGACATGATTGTTTTTCACTTTGATCGTCTAGCGTGGTGTTGCATTTCCCAGACATATAATCAGATAGATCTATTAAAACAGATCTACCATCAAGTTCCCAGTTACGAGGACAATGTCTGCAAGGATGATGAACTTGCTGACATGTTGAGGAAAAGATTAATGGGCAGGAGGTATCTTATTGTCTTGGATGATATGTGGAGTGTTAAGGCATGGGATGATTTAAGATTCTCTTTCCCAGATGATGAAAATAGAAGTAGAATAATTGTAACAACCCGACTTGAGAAAGTGGCTAGGCAGATCAAGCACCATACTGAACCTCATTTCCTTCCATTCCTCACACCAGAAGAAAGCTGTGAATTATTATGGAAAAAAGTGTTCCAAAATGAAGGTCCCCGCCTTGAACTATACAATGTGAGTCTAGCAGTTGCAGAAAGGTGCAAGGGACTGCCTCTGGTGATTGTCTTGGTTGCTGGAATTATCAAAAGGAAGAAAACGGACGCCTCTTGGTGGCATGAGGTTAACAATTTTCTGCTTTCCTATCTTGGCGAGTCTGAAGAATATAGTTTTTCGACTATGCAGCTAAGTTATGATAACTTACCAGATTATTTAAGACCTTGTCTTCTTTACATGGGGATGTTCCAGGAGGATGCCAGAATTCCTGTGTCTAAATTGATACGTTTATGGATTGCTGAAGGCTTGGTGCAGAATATTGAATCTGGGAGATTGGAAGAGGCAGCAGAAGGTTACTTGATGGATCTCATTAGCAGTAATGTGGTAATGATTTCAAAGAGAAGATATAGCGGTAAAGTCATATACTGCCAGGTTCATGATATAGTGCTTCACTTTTGCTTGGAGAGGAGTAGAGAAGAAAAGTTTATGCTGGCGGTGAAGAGAAATCGTAGCCAATTTAAACCTTCTGATTGGAACGAAAATAGACTGAGCTTCAAATCCACTTGTGATATATCCAAGTATGACCAGCTGGGATACAAAACACAGAAGCCCTTCCATCGACATTTGAGGTCACTGATAATAATCAATGATTTACATTGGAATCCCTTCCCTCAGATTAGTAAATTGGGACTCCTTAAGGTCTTGGATTTGAGTTCCAACAGAGTGGATCATTTGTCGTTGGCTACATTGAATCCACTAATTCACCTTAAGTACCTCTCAGTTTCCATATTTGAATTCTATTTCCATCCAGAATCACATATGCGCCATCTAGAAACTATCATAGTGAAGGGAAATGGTCGTCCTGTATTGTTGCCAGCAACATTTTGGAAAATGGAAAGGTTAAGGCATATTGAGTGTTATGCTtcttttgatttgaaaaataataagcAGTGGATCTTTAAAGAATCCTGTAAATTGGAAAATTTGAGGAAATTAAGTAAAGTCGAATTTCAAATTGATGATGCTGATTGCATGGATGTGTTGTTTCAGAAATGTCCTAATCTTCATGAACTTGGGATTAGTATTTTTAGTGATGACTGGAATTCTGCTGATATTTGTACTTCCGGTCCCAATTTGGAGAGTCTTAGCCAGCTTCAATTACTTAACCTTTGCTTTCGTGGTGGCAACATTATTGTAACCGAATTACACCTGCCTTCAAATCTAAAGGAGTTGGTACTTGAAGTGCCTCATATATTAAACGTGGGATCCTTGATTGCGGGACTACCATGTCTGGAGTATCTCCAATTGATGGATTGGAGACGTGAGTCAGGAGAGTTGTGCCTCGGAGATATCACATTTAATAAACTTAAGTTCTTGAAACTGGTGGAGTTAAATATCTCAAGGTGGGAAGCCTCAGAGGCATCTTTTCCCCAGCTTGAGACACTTGTTATAAAAAGGTGTTACCAGCTCGAGGAGATCCCCCTTAGCTTTGCAGATATTCCAACACTGGAACAAATTAAGTTGATTGCATGCTATAATAAATCTCTGAAGGCTTCAGCTGTGAAAATTAAGGAAGAAGTTAGAGATTTACAAGGAAGCGACCATCTTAATCTCATTATTGAA GATTGA
- the LOC125871184 gene encoding methyl-CpG-binding domain-containing protein 2-like, producing MDQNVSHGVEPVNNMKPPTTPGALLVECARCFKWRYVPTKERYEEIREHILERPFYCETTSEWHSIKKCDDPPDVTEDESGLKWVIDAPNIPQPPPGWERLIKFRTKRVSRYFKPSSTSEKTILRSSIEIEKYVLIIKFLPRYLEQHPEDATQSAKLDNFSFQIPRSLEEDYIVNGGMNLY from the exons ATGGATCAAAATGTTAGTCATGGTGTTGAACCTGTAAACAATATGAAGCCTCCAACTACTCCAGGGGCATTGCTTGTGGAGTGTGCAAGATGTTTCAAATGGAGGTACGTACCTACAAAGGAGAGGTATGAAGAAATAAGGGAACACATTTTGGAACGGCCCTTCTATTGTGAAACAACTAGTGAATGGCATTCTATTAAAAAATGTGACGATCCACCTGATGTCACTGAAGATGAAAGCGGACTCAAGTGGGTAATTGATGCGCCTAATATTCCTCAGCCTCCACCAGGGTGGGAACGTCTTATCAAATTCAGAACAAAAAGAGTCAGCAG GTATTTTAAGCCGTCATCGACATCTGAGAAAACAATACTTCGTTCctcaattgaaattgaaaagtaTGTTCTtattatcaagtttcttcccaGGTACTTGGAGCAACATCCGGAGGATGCAACACAAAGTGCAAAGCTGGATAACTTCTCATTTCAGATCCCAAGATCATTAGAGGAAGATTATATTGTAAATGGTGGTATGAATTTGTATTAG